In Saccharicrinis fermentans DSM 9555 = JCM 21142, a genomic segment contains:
- the ahpC gene encoding alkyl hydroperoxide reductase subunit C, whose protein sequence is MSQIGKEIVDFEVQAFVNNGFETVKKEDLKGKWSVFFFYPADFTFVCPTELEDLANKYDEFKAANCEIYSVSTDTHFVHKAWHDTSDTIKKIKYPMLADPTGVLARGFDVMIEDAGLAERGTFIVNPQGEIVAYEVVAGNVGRNADELLRRLQALQFVAEHPAEVCPAKWEKGSETLQPSIDLVGKI, encoded by the coding sequence ATGTCACAAATTGGAAAAGAAATTGTAGATTTTGAAGTGCAAGCATTTGTAAACAATGGTTTCGAAACTGTTAAAAAAGAAGATTTAAAAGGTAAATGGTCTGTATTCTTCTTTTATCCTGCCGACTTTACCTTTGTTTGTCCTACAGAATTAGAAGATTTGGCCAATAAATACGATGAGTTTAAAGCAGCAAATTGTGAAATTTACTCGGTATCTACCGATACGCATTTTGTTCACAAAGCATGGCATGACACATCTGATACCATTAAGAAAATTAAATACCCAATGCTTGCTGATCCAACAGGCGTACTTGCCAGAGGATTTGATGTAATGATTGAAGATGCAGGCTTAGCGGAGCGTGGTACTTTTATTGTTAATCCACAAGGTGAAATTGTTGCCTATGAGGTAGTAGCCGGAAATGTGGGACGGAATGCCGATGAGTTATTACGTCGTTTACAAGCACTTCAGTTTGTAGCAGAGCATCCAGCAGAGGTTTGTCCTGCTAAATGGGAAAAGGGCAGCGAAACATTGCAGCCAAGTATTGATTTAGTAGGTAAAATTTAA
- the ahpF gene encoding alkyl hydroperoxide reductase subunit F has translation MLEQALKDQVKNLFADLKNDYIFKIVSHPSHPNRDELITLLQEVSSCSDKVSYTLEDGEGLAFTLVKNGIDSSIVFRAVPTGHEFTSLLLAVLNMDGIGKNLPDDVIAGRIKGIHGTHEVKSYISLSCTNCPDVVQALNVISMLNPQIRHEIIDGAMYQAEVDALNVQAVPSVFVDGIQLHVGRSSLGELLGKLEEKAGTVNKDVSVSEKKYDVVVVGGGPAGVSSAVYSARKGFSVAIVAEKVGGQVTETVSIENMISIPQTTGSKLAADLKQHLSDYPIDVLENRRVEKVNLVNGIKEISTSLGEKLSTPAMIIATGASWRKLGVPGESDYIGAGVAFCTHCDGPFYKGKRTVVIGGGNSGLEAAIDLASIASEVTVLEFMDEIKGDKVLQDKLSTYSNVKVITNAETLSVDGDGKKVTALKFKDRISGKVETIATDGIFVQIGLKANSGVFAEVVETNRAGEIMIDQHCRTDKPGIYAAGDVSVVPFKQIVIAMGEGAKAALSAFDDQIKGLQLAN, from the coding sequence ATGTTAGAACAAGCTTTAAAAGATCAGGTAAAAAACTTATTTGCCGATCTTAAGAACGATTATATATTTAAAATAGTCTCTCATCCATCCCATCCCAATAGGGATGAGTTAATTACTTTGCTTCAGGAAGTTTCTTCCTGTTCTGATAAAGTAAGTTATACATTGGAAGATGGTGAAGGACTGGCTTTTACTTTGGTGAAAAATGGAATAGACTCATCTATTGTTTTTAGGGCAGTGCCTACGGGGCATGAGTTTACCTCTTTGCTTTTGGCGGTTCTTAATATGGACGGTATTGGAAAGAACTTGCCAGATGATGTGATCGCTGGCAGAATAAAGGGCATTCATGGAACGCATGAGGTGAAGAGTTATATCTCATTGAGTTGTACGAATTGTCCCGATGTGGTACAAGCATTGAATGTTATTTCGATGTTAAATCCACAGATTCGCCACGAAATAATTGATGGAGCGATGTATCAGGCAGAGGTCGATGCGTTGAACGTGCAGGCTGTTCCTTCTGTTTTTGTGGATGGAATTCAGCTTCATGTGGGAAGGTCCTCTCTGGGAGAGTTATTGGGAAAACTAGAAGAAAAGGCAGGTACCGTGAACAAGGATGTATCTGTAAGTGAAAAAAAATATGATGTTGTGGTAGTAGGGGGTGGACCAGCAGGGGTGTCTTCTGCGGTTTATTCTGCTCGCAAAGGATTTTCGGTAGCTATCGTAGCAGAGAAGGTTGGAGGACAGGTTACTGAAACCGTTTCCATTGAGAATATGATATCTATTCCTCAGACAACGGGGAGTAAATTGGCAGCAGATTTAAAACAGCATTTAAGTGATTATCCTATTGATGTGTTGGAAAACAGAAGAGTAGAAAAAGTTAACCTAGTAAATGGCATCAAAGAAATTAGTACCTCATTGGGTGAAAAACTAAGTACGCCGGCAATGATTATTGCAACAGGAGCCAGTTGGAGAAAGCTGGGAGTGCCGGGCGAAAGTGACTATATTGGTGCAGGGGTGGCCTTTTGTACGCATTGTGATGGGCCTTTTTACAAGGGTAAAAGAACGGTTGTGATAGGTGGAGGTAATTCTGGTCTGGAAGCGGCCATTGATCTTGCATCCATCGCTTCGGAAGTTACAGTGCTTGAGTTTATGGATGAAATAAAGGGTGATAAAGTTCTCCAAGACAAGTTGTCTACCTACTCCAATGTAAAAGTCATTACCAATGCAGAAACACTTAGTGTTGATGGAGATGGGAAGAAAGTAACCGCGTTAAAATTCAAAGATCGAATAAGTGGCAAGGTTGAAACCATTGCTACGGATGGAATATTTGTTCAAATTGGTTTGAAGGCCAACAGTGGTGTTTTTGCTGAAGTGGTTGAAACAAACCGGGCAGGGGAGATCATGATAGACCAGCATTGTAGGACGGATAAGCCGGGTATTTATGCGGCAGGAGATGTGTCTGTGGTTCCTTTTAAGCAAATCGTAATTGCTATGGGAGAGGGTGCTAAGGCTGCTCTGTCGGCATTTGACGATCAGATAAAGGGCTTGCAACTGGCTAACTAG
- a CDS encoding DUF3124 domain-containing protein: MRKTIELLLIICVLYACEQESKQHNIKQVSWKSKELTDKDFSNYYRGKTYLPVYSHIYHVHEHRTFDLTTTISIRNVSLSDTVYIFKADYFNTVGENIRQYIKHPIYVSPLETIEIVIDEEDEEGGSGANFVFEWAMENDKNPPLYEAVMISTYGQQGLSFTTRGVPINE, encoded by the coding sequence ATGAGAAAAACGATAGAACTTCTACTGATTATATGTGTACTATACGCCTGCGAACAAGAGAGCAAACAACACAACATCAAGCAAGTAAGCTGGAAATCCAAAGAGCTTACGGATAAGGATTTCAGCAACTACTACCGCGGAAAAACCTACCTACCGGTATATTCTCATATTTATCATGTGCATGAACACAGAACCTTTGACCTTACCACTACTATCAGCATCCGCAATGTATCCTTAAGCGACACTGTGTATATTTTTAAGGCCGATTATTTTAATACGGTTGGAGAAAATATTCGGCAATATATTAAACACCCCATCTATGTAAGTCCGCTTGAAACCATCGAAATAGTAATAGACGAGGAAGACGAGGAAGGTGGTTCCGGCGCAAACTTTGTCTTTGAATGGGCCATGGAAAACGATAAAAATCCGCCACTCTATGAGGCTGTTATGATTTCAACATATGGTCAGCAAGGTCTTTCTTTCACGACCCGAGGAGTACCAATTAATGAATAG
- the era gene encoding GTPase Era yields MKHKAGFVNIVGNPNVGKSTLTNKLVGERLSIITSKAQTTRHRILGIVNEENYQIVFSDTPGVLKPNYKLQESMLRFSKTALQDADVIIYMTDVVEKMDKNSDFLNSVRKTDSPVILVINKIDESNPEQLDGLVSKWKEELPKAEIFPMSALRGFNTDNLMKRIKELLPECDPYYDKDALTDKPTRFFVSEIIREKILLYYQKEIPYSVEIEVEEFKEGPQRVDIRAIIHVARDSQKGIIIGHQGNALKKTGTEARKDIEKFLDKKVFLQLYVKVNKDWRDKDNSLRNFGYEQK; encoded by the coding sequence ATGAAGCACAAAGCAGGATTTGTAAATATTGTAGGAAACCCAAATGTGGGTAAGTCTACATTAACCAATAAGTTGGTAGGCGAACGTTTGTCTATTATCACATCAAAAGCTCAGACCACGCGCCATCGTATTTTGGGCATTGTCAATGAGGAAAATTATCAGATTGTATTTTCTGACACTCCCGGTGTCTTAAAACCCAATTACAAGTTGCAGGAGTCTATGCTTCGCTTTTCTAAAACAGCACTACAGGACGCGGATGTTATTATTTATATGACCGATGTGGTTGAAAAGATGGACAAGAACAGCGACTTTTTGAACAGTGTGAGAAAAACGGATTCGCCGGTTATTTTGGTGATTAATAAGATTGACGAATCGAACCCAGAGCAGCTGGATGGATTGGTGTCTAAGTGGAAAGAAGAGTTGCCCAAGGCTGAAATTTTTCCCATGTCGGCCTTGCGTGGTTTCAATACTGACAATTTAATGAAGCGAATCAAGGAGCTTTTGCCCGAATGTGATCCTTATTACGATAAGGATGCTTTGACAGATAAGCCCACACGTTTTTTTGTTTCAGAAATAATACGTGAAAAGATATTATTGTATTACCAAAAGGAAATTCCTTATTCTGTTGAAATAGAGGTGGAGGAATTTAAGGAAGGCCCTCAGAGAGTCGATATCAGAGCTATTATTCATGTGGCACGCGATTCGCAAAAAGGAATTATTATTGGACACCAGGGAAATGCCTTGAAAAAAACAGGTACAGAAGCAAGAAAAGACATCGAGAAGTTTCTCGATAAAAAAGTGTTTTTACAGCTTTATGTGAAAGTGAATAAGGACTGGCGTGATAAGGATAATTCATTGCGTAATTTTGGTTACGAACAAAAGTAA
- the der gene encoding ribosome biogenesis GTPase Der, translating into MGNIAAIVGRPNVGKSTLFNRLTETRQAIVNEESGVTRDRIYGKCIWNGLEFSVVDTGGYAVGSDDIFEEEIRKQVIIAIEEADVILFMLDVTTGITDYDEMVADILRRSDKKVLMVANKVDNPERLAEASYFYALGLEEMFPISSINGSGTGELLDRLVDIFPSAESVEQLDIPRFAIVGRPNAGKSSIVNAFIGQDRNIVTPISGTTRDSIYTRYNKFGHDFYLVDTAGVRKKTKVHEDLEFYSVMRAIRAIENSDVCLLMIDATRGVESQDQKIFQLIQKNKKGIVILINKWDLVEKDTMTTKKYEEDVRRKFAPFVDFPIIFTSVITKQRIHKALEMAVSVYENKTRKIPTSKLNEAMQQVVSDNPPPSTKGKYIKIKYIMQLPTNTPAFAFFCNLPQYVRDPYKRFLENKIRDMWDFSGVPIQVFMRKK; encoded by the coding sequence ATGGGAAATATTGCAGCCATCGTAGGACGACCAAACGTAGGTAAATCAACGCTTTTTAACAGGCTTACAGAAACACGTCAAGCCATTGTCAATGAGGAAAGCGGCGTTACGCGCGACCGTATTTACGGTAAATGTATATGGAATGGACTGGAGTTTTCGGTAGTTGATACCGGAGGCTACGCCGTGGGTTCTGATGATATTTTTGAGGAAGAGATTCGAAAGCAAGTCATCATTGCCATTGAAGAGGCCGATGTGATTTTGTTTATGCTGGATGTAACCACCGGAATTACCGATTACGACGAAATGGTGGCTGATATCCTGCGACGTAGTGACAAAAAAGTATTGATGGTTGCCAATAAGGTGGATAATCCTGAGAGATTGGCTGAGGCCAGTTATTTTTATGCTTTGGGGCTGGAAGAGATGTTTCCTATTTCATCGATTAATGGCTCTGGTACGGGTGAGTTGTTGGACCGACTGGTGGATATTTTTCCTAGTGCAGAGAGTGTTGAGCAGTTGGATATACCTCGTTTTGCTATTGTAGGTAGACCCAATGCGGGAAAATCTTCCATTGTGAATGCCTTTATTGGGCAAGATAGAAATATAGTAACACCTATCTCCGGAACCACCAGAGATTCTATCTATACGCGTTACAATAAATTTGGTCATGATTTTTATTTGGTAGATACTGCCGGTGTACGTAAAAAGACAAAGGTACACGAAGATTTGGAATTCTATAGTGTGATGCGGGCAATTAGGGCCATCGAGAATTCGGATGTTTGTTTGCTTATGATTGATGCTACCAGAGGTGTAGAAAGTCAGGATCAGAAGATATTTCAGCTGATTCAAAAAAATAAGAAGGGTATTGTGATATTAATCAATAAGTGGGATTTGGTGGAAAAAGATACCATGACCACAAAGAAATATGAGGAAGATGTCAGACGTAAGTTTGCCCCTTTTGTTGATTTTCCTATCATTTTTACATCTGTGATTACCAAACAGCGTATTCATAAAGCTTTGGAAATGGCTGTTTCTGTGTATGAAAATAAAACACGCAAAATACCTACCTCTAAGTTGAACGAGGCCATGCAGCAAGTAGTGAGTGATAATCCACCGCCTTCCACCAAAGGAAAATATATTAAAATCAAATATATTATGCAGTTGCCAACCAATACTCCGGCTTTTGCTTTTTTCTGCAACTTGCCTCAATATGTTCGTGATCCGTATAAACGCTTCCTTGAAAATAAAATTCGAGATATGTGGGATTTCTCAGGTGTACCGATACAGGTTTTTATGCGTAAAAAATAA
- a CDS encoding fatty acid desaturase: protein MKDQQHKNENSLPAWIEIIKKYNKPKLSKSIFQLVTSVVPYLALWVLMVYSLSISYWLTLGLSIIASGFLIRTFIVFHDCVHGAFFRKKKHNEIVGVMLGIFTFTPFHRWRNDHLIHHNTVGNLDKRGIGDVLTLTVDEYLNRSKWGRFRYRVYRHPVFLFGIAPLLHFTLGFRLTLKRLKKGINRKIHFTNIAIVLLVLGMIWLIGWKAFLLIQLPILFIATSHGIWLFYVQHQFEDVIWAEKEKWDYKTMALEGSSYFKLPILLQWFTGNIGFHHIHHLSPIIPNYNLPKCHKENDLFRQIKPITFFTALKSLNLRLWDEERQRLINFRELKMIKKTAYS from the coding sequence ATGAAAGATCAACAACACAAAAACGAAAACTCACTACCCGCATGGATTGAGATCATTAAAAAGTATAACAAACCCAAACTATCTAAAAGTATTTTCCAGTTGGTAACATCGGTTGTTCCATATTTAGCACTCTGGGTGCTGATGGTTTATAGTTTAAGTATTTCTTATTGGTTAACATTGGGCTTGTCCATTATTGCTTCCGGATTTTTAATTCGCACCTTTATTGTTTTTCATGATTGTGTTCATGGTGCTTTCTTCCGTAAGAAAAAACACAACGAAATTGTTGGCGTCATGTTAGGTATATTTACCTTTACTCCATTTCATAGATGGCGTAACGATCATCTAATTCACCATAATACAGTGGGTAATCTGGATAAAAGAGGTATTGGTGATGTCCTTACCTTAACGGTTGACGAATATTTGAATCGCTCAAAATGGGGCAGATTTCGATATCGTGTTTATCGTCACCCTGTCTTTTTATTTGGTATTGCACCTCTATTGCACTTTACATTGGGTTTTAGATTAACTCTAAAGAGACTCAAAAAAGGTATTAACCGAAAAATTCATTTTACGAATATTGCTATTGTTTTACTTGTATTGGGTATGATTTGGTTGATAGGATGGAAGGCATTTTTATTGATACAACTACCTATTTTGTTTATTGCTACCAGTCATGGTATTTGGTTGTTTTATGTGCAACATCAGTTCGAAGATGTAATCTGGGCAGAAAAAGAAAAGTGGGATTATAAAACCATGGCCCTCGAAGGTTCGTCTTATTTTAAATTGCCTATTCTATTGCAATGGTTCACCGGTAATATTGGATTTCATCATATTCATCATTTGTCTCCCATTATTCCTAATTATAATTTGCCCAAATGCCATAAAGAAAACGATTTGTTTAGGCAGATTAAGCCCATTACTTTTTTTACGGCTTTAAAGTCATTGAACCTTCGTTTGTGGGATGAGGAAAGACAGAGATTGATCAATTTCAGAGAATTAAAAATGATTAAGAAGACCGCATACAGTTAG
- a CDS encoding hemerythrin domain-containing protein, which translates to MLITADMKMADLIHQDFQLLAFVQRIGIPLGFREKTIKEVCEEHEVDVDFFVQLANAFHDTDYFPKEKLLQFKPEWLVNYLRRTHHNYLEQKIPEIQVKITELEADLKGTAESYELIRNFITEYIREFSIHIELEEKMVFPFVLELAKSIEQNKLTDNYKKYFLNYSIGKYLEEHNDIEEKLFDLKNILIKYLPPPTDNCKYNALLFDIFRLEQDLKDHSKLEEKILIPRVRKMEEELNNINE; encoded by the coding sequence ATGCTTATAACTGCTGATATGAAAATGGCTGATTTAATCCACCAGGATTTTCAGCTATTGGCTTTTGTTCAAAGAATTGGTATTCCCTTAGGTTTTCGTGAGAAAACCATCAAAGAGGTATGTGAAGAGCATGAGGTGGATGTGGACTTTTTTGTGCAGTTGGCCAATGCTTTTCATGACACCGATTATTTTCCGAAAGAGAAACTTCTACAGTTTAAACCCGAATGGTTGGTTAACTATCTTCGTAGAACACATCATAACTATCTCGAGCAAAAAATTCCTGAAATACAAGTTAAAATTACTGAGCTGGAGGCTGATCTGAAAGGAACGGCCGAAAGTTATGAGCTCATAAGAAATTTTATTACAGAATATATTCGCGAGTTCAGTATACATATTGAACTGGAAGAAAAAATGGTCTTCCCTTTTGTTCTCGAGCTGGCAAAAAGCATTGAACAAAATAAGCTAACCGATAACTATAAGAAATATTTTTTGAATTATAGCATCGGAAAATACTTGGAAGAACATAATGATATTGAAGAGAAACTTTTCGATTTAAAGAATATTCTTATAAAGTACCTTCCTCCTCCAACTGACAATTGTAAATATAATGCCTTGCTTTTCGATATCTTTAGGTTAGAGCAAGATTTAAAAGATCATTCTAAACTGGAAGAAAAAATATTAATACCCAGGGTGAGAAAAATGGAAGAGGAACTTAATAATATTAACGAATAG
- a CDS encoding response regulator transcription factor produces MVRILVAEPSYLVRKGLSTILHELKAVTKIEETQNLDELHELLQSSAPHILLINTTISSLVGADALIKKCAPDARVISIFNSPLPDDGNETTLSVFDSKPILLNKLRSQVKAVQHNVTQQDNSEELSEREKDVLQKVALGKTNKEVANELFISTHTVISHRKNITRKLGIKTVSGLTVYAILNKLIQLEDIS; encoded by the coding sequence ATGGTTAGAATACTCGTGGCAGAACCGTCCTATCTGGTTAGAAAAGGATTGTCAACTATCCTTCATGAATTAAAAGCGGTCACAAAAATTGAAGAAACACAAAATTTGGATGAGCTGCATGAGCTTTTACAGTCCTCGGCACCTCATATTTTATTGATTAATACGACTATCAGTAGTTTGGTAGGTGCTGACGCCTTGATTAAGAAATGTGCACCGGACGCTCGTGTTATATCTATTTTCAACTCCCCTTTACCTGATGATGGTAACGAAACAACTTTGTCGGTATTTGATTCAAAACCCATTCTGTTGAATAAATTGCGTAGCCAGGTTAAAGCGGTTCAACACAATGTTACGCAGCAGGATAATTCGGAGGAATTAAGTGAGCGGGAAAAAGATGTGCTGCAAAAGGTAGCATTGGGTAAAACCAATAAAGAAGTGGCCAATGAGTTGTTTATTAGTACGCACACCGTCATCTCCCATCGTAAAAATATTACCCGTAAATTAGGTATTAAAACAGTATCGGGTTTAACGGTTTATGCTATTTTAAATAAACTGATACAGTTGGAGGATATTTCTTAG